CGTGCGCCCCCTTGTTCCGACCGTGTTCTCTATCGATGTCTATACAGTCATTGGGGCTGTTTCGGAAAGCCCCAGGCGGTAGGTATGGTACTTGAGCGTCGCAAAATGGGGCTTACAGTCCCCCGTAGCGGTCGGTGGCGCGGATCATGACATCAACAATTCCCGGTTCTGTCGCGGTATGGCCGGCATCGGGCACGATGTTCAGTTTCCCGGTTTCCCAACCTTTGGCGAGGTCCCAGGCTGTAAACATAGGCGTCACCACGTCATAGCGGCCCTGGGCGATGACGCCTGGAATACCATTGAGCTTGTGGGCGTTCTGGATCAACTGATCCTGCGGCTCGAAAAATCCTTTGTTTACAAAGTAGTGGCACTCGATCCGCGCAAACGCCAAGGCGAAATGGGGATCATCAAAGCGCGCCGCGCGCTCAGGATCTTCCAAAAGGGAAAGCGTTGTTCCTTCCCAGACCGACCAGGCTCGGGCGCAGGCGAGCTTGACCTCTTCATCCTTGCCGGTAAGGCGCTTGTAATAGGCGGCCATCAGGTCGCCACGCTCGGCTTCCGGGATGGGAGCAATGAACTTTTCCCAAGCGTCGGGATAGAGGGCGTCGGTTCCCTCTTGGTAAAACCAGTGAAGCTCTCTGGGGCGCAGCGTGAAAATGCCCCGCATGACAAGTTCGCTGACCCGGGTCGGGTGCGTCTCCGCATAGGCAAGGGCGAGACATGATCCCCAGGACCCCCCGCAGACCTGCCATGTCTCAATCCCTAGATGTTCGCGAAGACGCTCAATGTCAGCGACCAGGTCCCAGGTCGTGTTGCCTTCGAGCTCGGCGTGGGGGCTTGAGCGGCCACAACCGCGTTGGTCGAACAAAATGATTCGGTACGCGTCAGGGTTGTGGGTGCGCCGCATTGTCGGGTTGCATCCGCCGCCCGGACCACCGTGCAGGATGACGACCGGTTTGCCATCCGGGTTGCCACACTCTTCATAGAACAGCGTATGGACGGGCGATACGGCGAGCATGCCGGACGTGTAGGGGGCGATTTCAGGATAAAGAGGGCGCCGTTCAGCACCGGTGACCGGGTCAGTGAGAGGCATTTTGAACGAGTATCCTTTGCGCGATGAGGGGCATCCACAATGGGCACCCTGGAAACTTTGTGCACCAAAAAACACACAGTGAAAACAGTGCGTTAACCTTTCATTAACCAAAAAAATTCGAAACCGTGAACACTACCTGTTGACGCGCGGTTCGCAGCGGATACTATATCTGGACGCGCTGCCCACCGCTGGGGCGACCTTCAAGGCGCAGCGTAATCACAGGATTGAATGCGTTCTGCTCATGTAAAAAGAGCAGCGAGGATTGTGCACATGGGTGCGCGAGCCAGGGACTTTGTGTCTCGAATGTGGGGTTTTGAATCTGTTTTCGGCGGCGGGAACAGGTCAAGTTGGGGGCAGAATACATGTTCAATGATACGTCCAAATCGGTCGATCTTTCTGGGGTCGAGGCCACCGTTTCGGCGATTATTACAGGTGAACGTCAAGCTGTTCGCCGGGTGAAAGGCGCGGACACCGCGGAACCGGAAATGCCATTCGAAGCTGCAGATCAGACGGTCCAATATGAAGGCCGTCCATCGGTGAAAGTTGATCGCTCCCGCGATGCACTGCTGACTGAGTTCGGCAAAGCGACTCTGACCGACCGCTATCTGATGCCGGGTGAAAGCTTCCAGGACCTGTTTGCCCGTGTTGCAAGCTACTACGCCGACAAAGACGATCCGGACCACGCTCAGCGTCTCTATGACTACATCTCAAAGCTTTGGTTCATGCCAGCGACCCCCGTTCTCTCGAACGGCGGCACGGAGCGCGGCCTGCCCATTTCCTGCTTCCTGAACGAAGCCAATGACACGCTGGAAGGGATTGTTGGCCTCTGGAACGAAAATGTCTGGCTCGCAGCTAAGGGCGGCGGCATCGGCTCTTATTGGGGCAACCTTCGCTCCATCGGCGAAAAAGTCGGCGGCAATGGCAAAACAAGCGGCATCGTGCCTTTCATCCGTGTGATGGATAGCCTGACGCTCGCGATCAGCCAGGGCTCCCTGCGACGTGGCTCGGCTGCCTGCTACCTGCCGATTGACCACCCGGAAGTCGAAGAGTTCATTGAGATCCGCCGTCCAACAGGTGGCGATCCGAACCGCAAGGCGCTCAACCTCCACCACGGCATTCTGATTTCTGACGCGTTCATGCGCGCAGTGGAGAATGATGAGGACTGGGCGCTTCTCTCGCCAAAAGACAAGTCGGTTCAGAAGACAGTCTCTGCCCGCTCGCTCTGGATCCGCATGCTCACTGCTCGGATTGAAACCGGCGAGCCCTACATGATCTTCAAGGACACGGTGAACAATGCGCGCCCTGAGCAGCAAAAGCTTGCGGGCCTTGAGGTAAAGACTTCAAACCTCTGCGCTGAAATCACCCTGCCCACCGGCATTGACCATCATGGCAAGGCTCGGACCGCGGTCTGCTGCCTCTCCTCCTTGAATGTTGAAAAGTTCCAGGAGTGGGAAAGCCACCCGCAATTCATCGAAGATGTGATGCGCTTCCTCGACAATGTCATTCAGGACTTTATCGACCGCGCACCGGACGAAATGGCGCAAGCCAAATATTCCGCCATGCGCGAGCGTTCTGTCGGCCTTGGCGTCATGGGCTTCCACTCCTTCATGCAGGCCAACATGATCCCGTTTGAGGGCGTGATGGCGAAGGTCTGGAACAAGAAGATCTTCAAGCATATTGATGATCAGGCCGATGCAGCCTCAAAGAAGCTGGCTGAAGAGCGCGGCGCCTGCCCGGATGCCGCGGACTACGGCATCATGGAACGCTTCTCCAACAAGTCTGCCGTGGCACCAACCGCATCCATCTCCATCATCTGTGGTGGCACAAGTGCGGGCATTGAGCCCATCGCGGCAAACAGCTTCACGCACAAAACGCTTTCGGGCTCCCACAATGTGCGCAACCGACACCTCACCAAATTGCTGGAAGAAAAAGGCCGCAATGATGATGAGACATGGTCGTCCATCGTCACCAATGGCGGCTCTATCGCCCATCTCGATTTTCTGGATGATCTGGAGAAAGACGTCTTCAAGACCGCCTTTGAAATCGATCAGCGCTGGGTCATTGAGCATGCAGGTGACCGCGCGCCGATGATTGATCAGGCGCAAAGCGTGAACCTCTTCGTGCCCGCCAATGTGAACAAGCGCGAGCTGCACCAGCTCCACTTCCAGGCCTGGAAGCAGGGCGTGAAATCGCTTTACTATTGCCGTTCTCTCTCGATCCAGCGGGCCGAAAGCGATAGCTCGCATCTTGCCAAGGAAGCCGCGAACGCAGCAGAGAAGGCAAGTGGCGCAGCGGACATTCCGCTGAAGACGCTCACGGAAGTTGCTGTGGAAACACGTCTGACCCAGAACGAGCAGCCTGCGAAGGTGAATCCGGCAGAGATGAACGATTATGACGAGTGTCTCGCCTGCCAGTAAGACTGGCCTCTAAACAACACCTCACCCTTCGAGACATCGCTTCGCGATCCTCAGGGTGAGGTTTTTTATCCAGCCCTCATCCTGAGGAGGGCCAAGGGCCCGTCTCGAAGGATGGCGCCAAAGAACAACGAGAAGCCAGAAAGCGGAAACCATGTCCCTTCTTGAAGAACGCGCAACCTACAAGCCCTTCCGCTACCCCTGGGCCTATGACGCCTGGTTGACCCAGCAGCGCATTCACTGGCTGCCGGAAGAAGTGCCGCTGGCTGACGATGTGAAGGACTGGGCGAAGGTCCTGACCGAGGGCGACCGCAATCTCTTGACGCAAATTTTCCGCTTCTTCGTGCAGGCCGATGTGGAAGTAAACAATTGCTACATGAAGCACTATTCCCGTGTCTTCATGCCCACAGAAGTGCAGATGATGCTGGCGGCCTTCTCCAATATTGAGACGGTCCACATCTCCGCCTATTCCCACCTGCTCGACACCATCGGCATGCCCGAGACGGAGTATGAAGCCTTCCTCAAATATGGGGAGATGAAGGACAAGTACGACTATATGCAGGAATGGGGTGTGGAGACGAAGGCAGACATTGCCAAGACGCTTGCCGTCTTTGGCGCCTTCACCGAAGGCGTGCAGCTCTTTGCCAGTTTTGCCATCTTGCTCAACTTCCCGCGCTTTAATAAGATGAAGGGCATGGGCCAGATCATCACCTGGTCCGCGCGCGACGAGTCGCTTCACACAGAAAGTGCCATCAAGCTCTTCCGCACCTTCATTGAGGAAAACCCGGAGCTCTGGAATGAAGAGCTGCAGAAGGACATCTACAAGGCGTGCGAGACCATCATCACCCACGAGGATGCGTTTATCGATCTCGCTTTTGAAATGGGCTCGGTCGAAGGCCTCTCAGCAGAAGAAGTGAAAAGCTACATCCGCTGGATCGCCAATCGTAGGCTGACACAGCTCGGACTTCTCCCCATCTACCGGGTCGACAAGAACCCGCTGCCCTGGATGGACGAAATGCTGAACGGCATTGAGCACGCAAACTTCTTTGAAAACCGCGCGACGGAATATTCCAAAGCCTCCACGGAAGGCACCTGGGAAGAAGCGTTCGATTGAGGGGTAGAGGCTACGGTCATTTTTTCACTATTTGTTTAACCTTGCATAGTGATCCGGATCAAGTTTCTCAATAAGCAACATCAATGCGACGGCGGAACGCTCAATTTCTTCTATCGTAGGCGTCGACCACTCTATCAGTCGGCTTAAGTCGTCAGAATGAGACTCAAGATGGACCAATCGTGTTAGCGCGGACAACTCGGCGTTACTCAAGCCACTACCGGTGACAATTTCATGGGACATTTTGTCGGTGAAGTTCATTTTGGGGAGCTTAAACTCAAGGAAGAGTTCCAACACTTTTCTCATCGCATTTGGCAGAAGATAGAGAAACTGGAAATCGTGGCGAGGGTCGGAATCTAGATATTCGAGGACAATCGATACTAGATACAAGTATTCGGAATCAGCAGAGCGAAGGAGCTTAGGAAGCTTCCGCAACCGGGACCTTCGATGGCCTGTTGTCGGGTCCTGCAGGGTCTCAATGAAGAAAAATCCGGCTTCAGGAGGTTGTCTTTTGTACTTTGGCCTTAGCCACTTTTTGACTTCGTTCATGAAATGCAGATGGTGGGTGAGAATGAAGACTTGCGACGCAGTTTCTGTATTCGCCTGAATCAAGCTTAGCGCATGACCAACAGAGCGAGTGTCCAAACTCGATACTGGATCGTCTAGCACAATGATCGAGTCAGAAATTTTTCTGTCTTGTTCCCTGAGTTTTACGAGAAAATAGCATAGCGCGAACGCCGTTTTTTCTCCCTCGCTTGGTGGTTGGGTGAGCGGCATTCCAGCGCGGATAATTTGATACCCAAGCTCGGCCGTTCTCAGTTCAAGTTGATTGTGGCCCAGGTATGCAGCCACGAGGGGGTTGATCGCCTCTGCTGCTGCCCCATGATTTCGCAACTTGGCTCTCAGACTTTCGACAGCTTCGGCAGACCTAACGTATAGCGTTTCCCTTCGTTCCAGCTCAGCGTCAGCCGCTGCCGCCGCGTCAGACAGTTGTGTGTATTCAGTGCGTTCACGTATTAGCAAGTGCCCCTTTACATCATCGGCTGCCAATTTCTTTGTCGTGCTAAACTTGTCAGCTTGTTCGTTGTGGTTTTCGATAAGGACATTGATGAGGGCTATCTGTTTGTCAGTTTCTTCTAGAAGCTGCGTGATTGCACTCCGCTCTTTATCGCTAAATGCGACTAGTGCCCGATGTGGGGATGTTCTCTTTTCTCCCAACCGGCTGAGCGTTAGGTCCAAATACCCTTTAAGGTCATCAATGTTGGCTTCTAGGTGTGAGCTTTGCGTTTGAAACACTGCTTGTAGATCGGCGCTCAATTCTGCTGGTGATGGTACAGACAGTTGTAAGCGCTCCATGCTGCTACGCGCTGCAGCTGTGTTCTCGTCTGCCGTTTGCAAACAAGTTTCCTGTCTTTCAAGCCGCTCATCTATCGATGCCTCGAGTGAAGCGAGACGAGTTTGGGTCAGTTCGCTCCCACAAAAGAGGCAAGTGTTGAGATGTTTATCAGTGTGATATTTGAAACCTTGCTCTATCCACGGAACCATCAACATGTGTTCCGCCACGTCCTTCAGTGTCGATACCGCGAGCGAAAATTTGCAGATTTCTGATGCGTTAGAGAACACTTCTTCTAGATTTTTGTGTTCAAGCATCACCTTTTTCAGTGTTGCCTGTTGTTCTACTTGGTTAGCAATCTTCTTCTTTGCCAAATAGGTCTCGCTGCTTAGCTCCGTGGTGCCCGAAAGCCCGCTGGCATAGTCAGTAGCGACATTGGTCCCCGTGTATGAACGACCCAAGTTTAGTGCCTCGGCGACCTGTCGTCCGACATTACGTTTGAAAAGCGTGAGTTTTTCTTGAGTTTGTTTTTGCTGTTCAGCTGCAGCTTCCTTTCTGGTCCTCGCTACCTCTCTGTACTGTTCAACTCTCTCGACTGTTAAGGACAGACTTGTCGACTGAGCTCCAAAGAAAACAACTGGAGAGGCGTCGCCCATCTTCCAGCGAAAGTTGGCTTCAACGAAGTCATCGTTGAACACCGAGATTTTCTCCGATACCGACGCATTTTCGGTGCTGGAGCCCAGTATTGATGAATCTGTTAGCTCCATTTGAAAGGAACCACCATCGGGCAGGTCTGCGTCCTTGTCTGAGCTTAGACATCTGAAAATCCGGGATAACGTCGATTTGCCGGTCCCGTTGAAGCCATAGATGAGATTGAATCTCAGAAAGTCTGGCGTGGCGTCATCGGGAACATAATCGGAAAAAACACCAGGAATTTGAGCTCTTTTTAGGTTTTTGAACAGTGGTTGGTCTGCCATGAGCGAGCACATCGTTTCTGTAAAACACTAGTCGTGTTTTACAGTATATTTACTCAGCTCTGAAACCAGCGTTCGTTACCGGGAATGGGATCACAGACATAATCAAAGATTCACACGCGTTGCGGTGTGTTATTGCTCTTCCCGCGAAGTGGCAGGCTGCTCCCGATCAAGGCGTGTACCAGATCGGCGATGAATAAGCGCGTTCCTGGATCGTGGCCGGGCCTTCGTAGGGCGTTGGTTGCCCGAGCGCGACGGCATCTAATTGCGAATGCCGGATGGTCGGGATTTGCAGCACCCGCACATAATAGAACGCCCGTTCACTCGCATCGAAACTGGGGTCCGTCCACACGGTGGAGAATTCCGCCGCCCCGATAGAGTTTTCAACTGCACCCGTCTGAATGTCGACCGTGTTTCCGACCGGCGGCAGCTTGCCGTCGGCGCCCGGCACCCGATCATCGGACCAGGCCACATCAAACACCTGCTCATGTGATTTGCCGTCCGCGTCCACCCAGCCTTTGATCACCTGCACCCGGTCAAGGTTTGCGTCCATCGGGTCCTTGGTGGCCCGGATGAGAAGCTGAACGCCTGCGTCTTCGGGCGCGGCACTCAGGTCACCGCCCATAGGTACACCGCCCGCATAGCCGACACCTGCAAGGTCCGTGGCTTCGGCAGCAGTTGTGTCATAGTTCCAGCCGCCAAACACACGTAGCGTCATGCGCGGGCCGGTGGTCGCATAAGTCTCCCGGCGCGTGAAGGCTTCGAAAATGCTCTCGCGTGTGTTCTCTTCCGCCCAGACAGCGGCCAAGCCCTGCGCGGAATAGTTCCAGCCGTCAAACGTATCGACGCCTGGCTCATAGCCATCGTCCAGATCGATCGCGTCTTCGGTGCGCTTGTTTTCCGGGATGGAGTCTTTCCCCATCTTGCCCCAAAAATTGGGTTCTTCCGCAGACGCAATACTCGTATGCGCGTCCGTCGAGCCAATCACCCCAAACTGGTACGGGTTCACCCCGATTTCCTGTTCAATCTCGAGGCCGCGCCGCAGACCGGATCGCATGAAGTCACCAACCGCTGCCTGGAAACTGCCGCCCTGCGGTTTGTTCTGCAGATAGAAGTTGAACGGCTCGAAGCCTGCAAACTCATCATCCGGCGACAAAGAAGGCGCCGTCTCGGAGTCGCCCTTCACCTGTGTCACTTCAACAATCGGCTCCCACTGTGCCCGGGTGCGGGCGAACTCTGCTGTGATGGGTTCGCCATTCAAGCGCGTGGCGCTGAACATGTAGCCCTTGGAGAGATTGGAATTATGCGGGATCGCCATAAAGCGCGCGCCGGTCTCTTCCTGCAGCGCGGCAAGGCCTTCCCAAAGCTGATGCGGGTAGGGCGCTTCGCCGGAGCCCACCGGATCAATACTCGCGGCCTGCTCTGCGTTCAAAGTCGACATGACGACGCGGTGGAGGTTCACCCCATTATTCGTCTGGGTCCATTCCCATCCGATCATGGGTGAGAAGACGCCGGGCTCATAATGCGCGTCGGCAGCGGCAACAGAGCGGCCCCACATGTCCGCGCTGATGGCGTCGGCCACATCTTTCGGGATGCCGACCACATCGCTCACGGAGATGTTTTGCATGCCGCCGGAGACGACTGGGTCTGCCGTGTCGCCGGGCTCGATCACATGCGGCGCGAAACTGCTGACCACACCGGTAAGGTGCGCCGGTTTATCAATAGTGTCGCGTAGGCGGCCAAGCGCGAAAGTCGTGAACCAGCGCTGCCAGAACCAGGCCTCATCCATCTCAGGATTGGTACGGAAGATTTCGCCAATGACGCCAAGGGATTCCGCATGGTCCGCCACGACAAGAAAATCGAGCGGCCGTTGCAGCTGGACCCGCACTCGGTTGAACGGGTGCACCACCGGCTCACCTTTGGCAAGGCGATAAGCCGTGTCCGGGTCGGCAGTCCGGTTCCCGGCAATAAAGGCATCGGTGGAATAAGACGAGTGAAGATGGGTGTCGCCCCACAGTAGCTGCGTATCAGCGGCGTGGCCGATGGTCGATAGGCTTGTGCTCGCAAGCAGGGTTACGGTCAAAAATGTTCGGCGCATCACAATTCTCCCAGTCTTTTTTCTAGGAGTGAACTATAGGCAAGAATATGGCATCCGTCATGCCATATCTAGCTTATTCCTCAGGACGGAATTGTGAGCGAGTATGACTAAGGGCGGCAGAGACTACCGGCGGTAGATCGACATGACAGCCCCGTTGCCGGTCGCTTCTGATTTCGCAAGCTCCAGGGAAGAGGGGATCGTCCCCGCAGCAAACAATTTCTTGCCAGACCCGACGACGACCGGAAAGGTCCAGAGCCGAAACTCATCAATCAGGTCGTGTTTCAACAGCGTTTGGATGAGATGGCCGCTGCCATGCACCTGCAGCAGAGGACCGTCCTGCTGTTTGAGCGCGGCAACTTGGCTGGCCACATCGCCAGAGAGCGCGGTCGTGTTCTGCCACGACGGCTCGGTTAGCGTGGAAGACGCCACATATTATGCGGCAGCGTTCATGCGCACCGCTGCAGGGTCCTCCGGATCAGCCTCCGGCCAATGGCCTGCGAACATCTCATACGTCTTGCGCCCAAACAGCATGTCATAAGGCTCGGCCATGGCTTCACGACCGACCTGTTCCATCACACCTTCCCAGCAGGGCTGAGCCCACCCACCTGCGGTGAACCCGCCGGATGGGTCTTCTTCTGGCGATGACGGCCCCTGCATGACACCATCAAGACTAAGGAAGGTGAGGATCGCAAGCTCTCTCATGAGGTTCTCCGTGATGAGGTCGTATTCCGAGGGGGTTTTATTTCAGCGCATAGATCTTGTACGCAACGCCTTTTGCCGTAAGGCGTCCGATGCCAACCGCCACCACATGGTTGAGCCAGGCATAGGGGCTGTCCATGGCCGCCTCAAAAAGCGGATTAGTGCGGAAATAATAGGTCGATGGATCAAGGGCTTCAGCTGCCGCGCGATCACCCAGCGCGCCCATCTGTTCCGGCGACATGACAATGCGGCCACCATAGTAGACGTAAATATTGTGGCCATCGTCTGTGGTGAGTGCGGCACGCACATCAATTTTGATGGACCCGTCAGCACGGGCGAGCACCCAGTCACCGCCCGACGCAGGCATTGTGCCTTTGATGCGCGGGCCTTCAAACGTGCCGCCTTCAACATGGGCGATCATGCGGCTGCCCTCAGGTACTCTGCCGAT
The DNA window shown above is from Parvibaculaceae bacterium PLY_AMNH_Bact1 and carries:
- a CDS encoding AAA family ATPase (Derived by automated computational analysis using gene prediction method: Protein Homology.); its protein translation is MADQPLFKNLKRAQIPGVFSDYVPDDATPDFLRFNLIYGFNGTGKSTLSRIFRCLSSDKDADLPDGGSFQMELTDSSILGSSTENASVSEKISVFNDDFVEANFRWKMGDASPVVFFGAQSTSLSLTVERVEQYREVARTRKEAAAEQQKQTQEKLTLFKRNVGRQVAEALNLGRSYTGTNVATDYASGLSGTTELSSETYLAKKKIANQVEQQATLKKVMLEHKNLEEVFSNASEICKFSLAVSTLKDVAEHMLMVPWIEQGFKYHTDKHLNTCLFCGSELTQTRLASLEASIDERLERQETCLQTADENTAAARSSMERLQLSVPSPAELSADLQAVFQTQSSHLEANIDDLKGYLDLTLSRLGEKRTSPHRALVAFSDKERSAITQLLEETDKQIALINVLIENHNEQADKFSTTKKLAADDVKGHLLIRERTEYTQLSDAAAAADAELERRETLYVRSAEAVESLRAKLRNHGAAAEAINPLVAAYLGHNQLELRTAELGYQIIRAGMPLTQPPSEGEKTAFALCYFLVKLREQDRKISDSIIVLDDPVSSLDTRSVGHALSLIQANTETASQVFILTHHLHFMNEVKKWLRPKYKRQPPEAGFFFIETLQDPTTGHRRSRLRKLPKLLRSADSEYLYLVSIVLEYLDSDPRHDFQFLYLLPNAMRKVLELFLEFKLPKMNFTDKMSHEIVTGSGLSNAELSALTRLVHLESHSDDLSRLIEWSTPTIEEIERSAVALMLLIEKLDPDHYARLNK
- the pip gene encoding prolyl aminopeptidase (Derived by automated computational analysis using gene prediction method: Protein Homology. GO_function: GO:0004177 - aminopeptidase activity [Evidence IEA]; GO_process: GO:0030163 - protein catabolic process [Evidence IEA]) translates to MPLTDPVTGAERRPLYPEIAPYTSGMLAVSPVHTLFYEECGNPDGKPVVILHGGPGGGCNPTMRRTHNPDAYRIILFDQRGCGRSSPHAELEGNTTWDLVADIERLREHLGIETWQVCGGSWGSCLALAYAETHPTRVSELVMRGIFTLRPRELHWFYQEGTDALYPDAWEKFIAPIPEAERGDLMAAYYKRLTGKDEEVKLACARAWSVWEGTTLSLLEDPERAARFDDPHFALAFARIECHYFVNKGFFEPQDQLIQNAHKLNGIPGVIAQGRYDVVTPMFTAWDLAKGWETGKLNIVPDAGHTATEPGIVDVMIRATDRYGGL
- a CDS encoding dihydrofolate reductase family protein (Derived by automated computational analysis using gene prediction method: Protein Homology. GO_function: GO:0008703 - 5-amino-6-(5-phosphoribosylamino)uracil reductase activity [Evidence IEA]), which gives rise to MASSTLTEPSWQNTTALSGDVASQVAALKQQDGPLLQVHGSGHLIQTLLKHDLIDEFRLWTFPVVVGSGKKLFAAGTIPSSLELAKSEATGNGAVMSIYRR
- a CDS encoding ribonucleotide-diphosphate reductase subunit beta (Derived by automated computational analysis using gene prediction method: Protein Homology. GO_function: GO:0016491 - oxidoreductase activity [Evidence IEA]; GO_process: GO:0009263 - deoxyribonucleotide biosynthetic process [Evidence IEA]) codes for the protein MSLLEERATYKPFRYPWAYDAWLTQQRIHWLPEEVPLADDVKDWAKVLTEGDRNLLTQIFRFFVQADVEVNNCYMKHYSRVFMPTEVQMMLAAFSNIETVHISAYSHLLDTIGMPETEYEAFLKYGEMKDKYDYMQEWGVETKADIAKTLAVFGAFTEGVQLFASFAILLNFPRFNKMKGMGQIITWSARDESLHTESAIKLFRTFIEENPELWNEELQKDIYKACETIITHEDAFIDLAFEMGSVEGLSAEEVKSYIRWIANRRLTQLGLLPIYRVDKNPLPWMDEMLNGIEHANFFENRATEYSKASTEGTWEEAFD
- a CDS encoding DUF3237 domain-containing protein (Derived by automated computational analysis using gene prediction method: Protein Homology.) — encoded protein: MSTLETEFLFEIDAELREPNLMIGRVPEGSRMIAHVEGGTFEGPRIKGTMPASGGDWVLARADGSIKIDVRAALTTDDGHNIYVYYGGRIVMSPEQMGALGDRAAAEALDPSTYYFRTNPLFEAAMDSPYAWLNHVVAVGIGRLTAKGVAYKIYALK
- a CDS encoding ribonucleoside-diphosphate reductase subunit alpha (Derived by automated computational analysis using gene prediction method: Protein Homology. GO_function: GO:0004748 - ribonucleoside-diphosphate reductase activity, thioredoxin disulfide as acceptor [Evidence IEA]; GO_process: GO:0006260 - DNA replication [Evidence IEA]); this encodes MFNDTSKSVDLSGVEATVSAIITGERQAVRRVKGADTAEPEMPFEAADQTVQYEGRPSVKVDRSRDALLTEFGKATLTDRYLMPGESFQDLFARVASYYADKDDPDHAQRLYDYISKLWFMPATPVLSNGGTERGLPISCFLNEANDTLEGIVGLWNENVWLAAKGGGIGSYWGNLRSIGEKVGGNGKTSGIVPFIRVMDSLTLAISQGSLRRGSAACYLPIDHPEVEEFIEIRRPTGGDPNRKALNLHHGILISDAFMRAVENDEDWALLSPKDKSVQKTVSARSLWIRMLTARIETGEPYMIFKDTVNNARPEQQKLAGLEVKTSNLCAEITLPTGIDHHGKARTAVCCLSSLNVEKFQEWESHPQFIEDVMRFLDNVIQDFIDRAPDEMAQAKYSAMRERSVGLGVMGFHSFMQANMIPFEGVMAKVWNKKIFKHIDDQADAASKKLAEERGACPDAADYGIMERFSNKSAVAPTASISIICGGTSAGIEPIAANSFTHKTLSGSHNVRNRHLTKLLEEKGRNDDETWSSIVTNGGSIAHLDFLDDLEKDVFKTAFEIDQRWVIEHAGDRAPMIDQAQSVNLFVPANVNKRELHQLHFQAWKQGVKSLYYCRSLSIQRAESDSSHLAKEAANAAEKASGAADIPLKTLTEVAVETRLTQNEQPAKVNPAEMNDYDECLACQ
- a CDS encoding DUF3604 domain-containing protein (Derived by automated computational analysis using gene prediction method: Protein Homology.) codes for the protein MRRTFLTVTLLASTSLSTIGHAADTQLLWGDTHLHSSYSTDAFIAGNRTADPDTAYRLAKGEPVVHPFNRVRVQLQRPLDFLVVADHAESLGVIGEIFRTNPEMDEAWFWQRWFTTFALGRLRDTIDKPAHLTGVVSSFAPHVIEPGDTADPVVSGGMQNISVSDVVGIPKDVADAISADMWGRSVAAADAHYEPGVFSPMIGWEWTQTNNGVNLHRVVMSTLNAEQAASIDPVGSGEAPYPHQLWEGLAALQEETGARFMAIPHNSNLSKGYMFSATRLNGEPITAEFARTRAQWEPIVEVTQVKGDSETAPSLSPDDEFAGFEPFNFYLQNKPQGGSFQAAVGDFMRSGLRRGLEIEQEIGVNPYQFGVIGSTDAHTSIASAEEPNFWGKMGKDSIPENKRTEDAIDLDDGYEPGVDTFDGWNYSAQGLAAVWAEENTRESIFEAFTRRETYATTGPRMTLRVFGGWNYDTTAAEATDLAGVGYAGGVPMGGDLSAAPEDAGVQLLIRATKDPMDANLDRVQVIKGWVDADGKSHEQVFDVAWSDDRVPGADGKLPPVGNTVDIQTGAVENSIGAAEFSTVWTDPSFDASERAFYYVRVLQIPTIRHSQLDAVALGQPTPYEGPATIQERAYSSPIWYTP
- a CDS encoding hypothetical protein (Derived by automated computational analysis using gene prediction method: GeneMarkS-2+.); protein product: MRELAILTFLSLDGVMQGPSSPEEDPSGGFTAGGWAQPCWEGVMEQVGREAMAEPYDMLFGRKTYEMFAGHWPEADPEDPAAVRMNAAA